A genomic stretch from Budorcas taxicolor isolate Tak-1 chromosome 15, Takin1.1, whole genome shotgun sequence includes:
- the C15H11orf96 gene encoding uncharacterized protein C11orf96 homolog, with amino-acid sequence MAAAKPGELMGICSSYQAVMPHFVCLADEFPQPMRPAKLSKGKGRLRRPRQSRFKTQPVTFDEIQEVEEEGASPMEEEKAKKSFLQSLECLRRSTQSLSLQREPLSGCKLRNSLDSSDSDSAL; translated from the coding sequence ATGGCGGCCGCCAAGCCCGGCGAGCTGATGGGCATCTGCTCCAGCTACCAGGCCGTGATGCCGCACTTCGTGTGCCTGGCCGACGAGTTCCCGCAGCCCATGCGGCCCGCCAAGCTGTCCAAGGGCAAGGGCCGGCTGCGGCGGCCGCGCCAGTCCCGTTTCAAGACGCAGCCGGTGACCTTCGACGAGAtccaggaggtggaggaggagggggcgtcCCCTatggaggaggagaaggccaAGAAGTCGTTCCTGCAGAGCCTGGAGTGCCTGCGCCGCAGCACGCAGAGCCTGTCGCTGCAGAGGGAGCCGCTCAGCGGCTGCAAACTGAGGAACAGCCTGGACTCCAGCGACTCCGACTCGGCCCTGTGA